One window from the genome of Bdellovibrio sp. NC01 encodes:
- a CDS encoding HIT family protein: MASIFTKIINGELPSYKIYEDDQIISILALDQVNLGHCLVICKEEVNHWTEVPADTYAHLHKVSQKIGKAILKAAGSPRVGQMVAGFEVPHYHLHLIPAWSIPDLDFKKATRRSEAEMKQIQAEIIKHLPQHLEGK, translated from the coding sequence ATGGCGTCGATTTTTACGAAAATTATTAATGGTGAGCTACCAAGCTACAAAATTTATGAAGATGACCAAATCATTTCTATCTTGGCATTGGATCAAGTGAACTTGGGTCACTGCTTAGTGATCTGCAAAGAAGAAGTGAATCATTGGACGGAAGTTCCTGCAGATACTTATGCGCATCTACATAAAGTTTCGCAGAAAATCGGCAAGGCGATTTTGAAAGCGGCGGGATCACCGCGTGTGGGACAAATGGTTGCGGGCTTCGAAGTTCCTCACTATCACTTGCACTTGATTCCTGCGTGGTCGATTCCAGATCTTGATTTCAAAAAAGCGACTCGTCGTTCTGAAGCCGAGATGAAACAAATCCAAGCTGAGATCATCAAACACTTGCCCCAGCATTTGGAAGGCAAATAG
- a CDS encoding imelysin family protein has translation MNALKMMFAALTMVVGVNAKAATNAEIIKHVSYNVIMKTYTDLADATANLKVAVANFAANPTEENLALAQQQWRYTRVPWEASEAFLFGPVDALGIDPMLDTWPLNRSDLDGVLAGKSNITVDLIHTLGTNLQGFHTIEYLLFGNGVNSNTKPVSAFTSRQFDYLKATSTVLAEHAAALAYAWTTNYDPENPGAPGYVTVISQPNWNNQYYSSEGAVLEELIKGMMGIADEVANGKIADPMGGDIGSANMALVESPFSWNSINDFKMNIRSIYSVYTGTYGTVKGPGVQALVARYNPTLAAKIEADIVNCINLIEAIRPAGGGDFGQAIFTADGRARTQKAIEALNALHATLEQQVLPLADK, from the coding sequence ATGAACGCTCTTAAAATGATGTTTGCAGCACTGACAATGGTTGTTGGTGTAAATGCAAAAGCAGCAACGAACGCAGAAATTATCAAGCACGTTAGCTACAACGTAATCATGAAAACGTACACTGACCTAGCGGACGCAACTGCAAACTTGAAAGTCGCAGTAGCAAACTTCGCAGCAAACCCAACAGAAGAAAACTTGGCGTTGGCACAACAACAATGGCGCTACACGCGTGTTCCTTGGGAAGCTTCAGAAGCTTTCTTGTTCGGTCCCGTAGATGCTTTGGGTATCGATCCTATGTTGGACACTTGGCCATTGAACCGTTCAGATCTTGATGGCGTTTTGGCTGGTAAATCAAACATCACTGTTGATTTGATCCACACATTGGGTACGAACCTTCAAGGTTTCCACACGATCGAATATCTTTTGTTCGGTAACGGTGTGAACTCAAACACAAAACCAGTTTCTGCTTTCACATCTCGTCAATTTGACTACTTGAAAGCAACTTCAACTGTATTGGCAGAGCACGCAGCGGCTTTGGCTTACGCTTGGACAACAAACTACGATCCAGAAAATCCAGGTGCTCCAGGTTACGTGACTGTTATCAGCCAACCAAACTGGAACAACCAATACTACTCATCTGAAGGTGCAGTATTGGAAGAGCTTATCAAAGGTATGATGGGCATCGCTGACGAAGTAGCAAACGGTAAAATCGCTGACCCAATGGGCGGTGACATTGGTTCTGCAAACATGGCGCTTGTTGAGTCTCCATTCTCTTGGAACTCTATCAACGACTTCAAAATGAACATCCGTTCAATCTATTCAGTTTACACTGGTACTTACGGCACTGTTAAAGGCCCTGGCGTTCAAGCGTTGGTTGCTCGTTACAACCCAACATTGGCTGCTAAAATCGAAGCTGACATCGTGAACTGCATCAACTTGATCGAAGCAATCCGTCCAGCTGGCGGTGGCGATTTCGGCCAAGCGATCTTCACAGCAGACGGTCGTGCACGTACTCAAAAAGCGATTGAAGCATTGAATGCTCTTCACGCAACTCTTGAACAACAAGTTCTTCCATTGGCGGACAAATAA
- a CDS encoding murein L,D-transpeptidase, which yields MSFFRVWMLTLIGALMISGPVRAQYNQSEAERFLTVSGQPDYIAIIDQLSLDDMRNTLLGIWVQGLNPRAYWTDDMEWAYQRNGSADKNLKARTNQEFLQMLQDLYSGSVDPQLVGFDIKFVQKNFLTTKQLQALLLAAGNSAGAIVEAVAPQNPPYLSVKEALKRIYPACSNGQWTPIKPSKKSLKLNVKDNVIIDIKKRLALLGYRFTNYDNLYDSDLLAAINDIQWNLRVKPDGVISPGGRTWTWFNVSCVDRVRQMQADMEKMRWFPQRFEDRYIFVNLAMTYFGMLDRKQNMSMAFRTINGRPERKSPTMRDEIVTVILNPSWVVPPTVFMQDKVEEIKNLPYWEINNYFNSHNYEVWNKNFTKRIDPSTIDWWGISQGTVAVDIYIRQKPHLGNALGVVKFELTNSFSIYLHDTNQRELFAEPQRQISSGCIRLEKPFDLAEYLLQGTQWTRQVIEATVAKPGEVLNKSTEISLKKEQRMPVYLAYLTSQMSSDGVIRFVIDSYDQNSDIRRYLASPF from the coding sequence ATGTCTTTTTTCCGAGTATGGATGCTTACTCTTATCGGCGCGCTTATGATCAGTGGCCCTGTTCGCGCGCAGTACAATCAATCCGAAGCTGAAAGATTTTTGACCGTCTCTGGGCAGCCTGATTACATCGCGATTATCGATCAATTGTCTTTAGATGACATGCGCAACACGTTGTTAGGAATTTGGGTGCAGGGTTTAAATCCGCGCGCTTATTGGACTGATGACATGGAGTGGGCCTATCAACGTAATGGCAGTGCTGATAAAAATTTAAAAGCGCGCACTAACCAAGAATTTCTGCAAATGCTCCAAGACTTGTACAGCGGCAGCGTCGATCCACAACTTGTCGGCTTTGATATTAAGTTTGTGCAGAAAAATTTCCTGACGACAAAACAGTTGCAGGCGCTACTGCTTGCCGCAGGTAACAGTGCTGGTGCGATTGTCGAGGCCGTAGCTCCGCAGAATCCTCCGTACTTATCAGTGAAAGAAGCGTTGAAGCGCATTTATCCGGCATGCTCGAATGGGCAGTGGACGCCGATCAAACCTTCGAAAAAATCCTTGAAATTAAATGTGAAAGATAACGTGATTATCGATATTAAAAAGCGCCTAGCACTTTTAGGTTATCGCTTCACGAACTACGACAATCTTTATGACAGTGATTTGTTAGCAGCAATCAACGATATTCAGTGGAATTTAAGAGTGAAACCAGACGGCGTGATTTCCCCTGGGGGTAGAACATGGACGTGGTTTAACGTATCTTGTGTTGATCGTGTCAGACAAATGCAAGCCGATATGGAAAAAATGCGCTGGTTTCCACAACGCTTCGAAGATCGTTATATCTTCGTGAATCTTGCGATGACTTACTTCGGTATGCTGGATAGAAAACAAAATATGTCGATGGCTTTCAGGACCATCAATGGTCGTCCCGAGCGTAAATCACCAACGATGCGTGATGAAATTGTGACGGTAATCTTAAATCCATCGTGGGTCGTGCCACCAACAGTATTCATGCAAGACAAGGTGGAAGAGATTAAAAATCTTCCGTATTGGGAAATTAATAACTACTTCAACAGCCACAACTATGAAGTTTGGAATAAGAATTTTACGAAACGTATTGATCCATCAACGATCGATTGGTGGGGTATCAGCCAAGGTACTGTAGCTGTCGATATTTATATTCGTCAGAAACCGCATCTTGGTAATGCTTTAGGTGTCGTGAAGTTTGAATTGACGAATTCATTCTCGATTTACTTGCACGATACAAATCAACGCGAGCTGTTTGCGGAGCCGCAACGACAAATCAGTTCGGGTTGTATTCGCTTAGAAAAACCGTTTGATCTTGCCGAATATCTTCTACAGGGTACGCAGTGGACTCGTCAGGTGATTGAAGCCACTGTTGCAAAACCGGGTGAAGTTTTAAATAAGTCGACAGAAATCTCATTGAAGAAAGAGCAGCGTATGCCGGTGTACCTCGCATATCTGACTTCACAAATGAGTTCTGACGGCGTCATCCGATTTGTGATCGATTCCTACGATCAGAACTCTGATATCCGAAGATATTTGGCATCACCCTTTTGA
- a CDS encoding chemotaxis protein CheW, whose protein sequence is MSDFFGDDFTAELKGYYLDSLSQELDKFVDLLDESTWNRIRAEIRDATKTWIVDAKSNEFEFLSNWFQTFSEKLDQFAGPADLIPALRLANKYVEQLMDTKKDSPEIAAQFTLTVEQQGESLYLHCKVSDQEFVIPIKNVVEVIPALPLFPLPQKKSGLLGVIPFRGDAIPVFSLQDYGFNKNETNDFFYVICDYEGTRFSLQVTETEELISLRNKELQSIEANPVMISVPFIRNFFVKDQRSVMVLDIERLVAA, encoded by the coding sequence ATGAGCGACTTCTTTGGTGATGATTTTACGGCCGAGCTGAAAGGCTATTATCTAGATAGCCTTTCGCAAGAGCTCGATAAATTCGTCGATTTACTTGATGAATCAACTTGGAACCGTATTCGTGCGGAAATTCGTGACGCCACAAAGACGTGGATTGTCGATGCCAAAAGTAATGAGTTCGAATTTCTGTCGAACTGGTTTCAAACATTCTCTGAAAAATTAGATCAATTTGCTGGTCCTGCGGACCTGATTCCAGCATTGCGTTTGGCGAATAAATACGTCGAGCAATTGATGGACACTAAAAAAGATTCTCCTGAAATCGCTGCGCAGTTTACTCTGACAGTCGAACAACAGGGCGAGAGTCTTTATCTTCATTGTAAAGTATCAGATCAAGAATTCGTGATTCCTATTAAGAACGTTGTCGAAGTAATTCCTGCTTTGCCGTTGTTTCCGTTGCCGCAAAAGAAGTCAGGCCTGTTGGGTGTGATTCCATTCCGTGGTGATGCTATTCCTGTATTCAGTTTGCAGGACTATGGGTTCAATAAGAATGAAACCAACGATTTCTTTTATGTGATTTGTGATTACGAAGGCACGCGCTTCTCGTTACAAGTGACAGAGACTGAAGAACTTATCAGTCTTCGCAATAAAGAATTGCAAAGTATCGAAGCGAACCCTGTGATGATTTCGGTTCCCTTTATTCGAAACTTCTTCGTCAAAGATCAACGCAGCGTAATGGTCCTAGATATTGAAAGATTGGTGGCGGCGTGA
- a CDS encoding citrate synthase, whose amino-acid sequence MAEVNIYEGALDKGLEGVVACTTKVSFIVGDNLNFRGYTIDDLAANSTFEEVTYLLWNDKLPTAAELQKFSAELHNEMALSPDFIKVLKGIPTDVHPMGWLRTAVSLMAHYDKDANDMSAEANLRKSVRLTAKMGTLLCAFDAIRKGKEPIAPKTDKSIAWNMMYMLGGGKEPNTEHVKVMDTCLILHADHELNCSAFATRVTASSLSDLHSAIVSAIGALKGPLHGGANEQVILMLQKIGTMDKAQQFVKDALQAKEKVMGIGHRVYKNGDPRARILRGMSDKLTKDAGIHTMYEMSTLIDDTMYKEKGLMPNVDFYSATVYFAMGIPTDLFTPIFAASRISGWCAHAFEQYANNRIYRPRGKWAGKEGLTWKPVAQR is encoded by the coding sequence ATGGCTGAGGTTAATATCTACGAAGGCGCCTTGGATAAAGGTTTAGAAGGCGTTGTTGCTTGTACAACGAAAGTATCATTCATCGTTGGCGACAATCTTAATTTCCGCGGTTACACAATCGACGATCTAGCTGCGAACTCTACATTCGAAGAAGTTACTTACCTTCTTTGGAATGACAAACTTCCGACAGCTGCGGAATTGCAAAAATTCTCTGCGGAACTTCATAACGAAATGGCTCTTTCGCCAGATTTCATCAAAGTTCTTAAAGGTATTCCAACAGACGTTCACCCAATGGGCTGGTTGCGTACTGCTGTATCTTTGATGGCTCACTACGATAAAGATGCAAACGACATGAGCGCTGAAGCAAACTTGCGCAAATCAGTTCGTTTGACTGCGAAAATGGGAACTCTTCTTTGCGCATTCGATGCAATCCGCAAAGGTAAAGAACCAATCGCTCCTAAAACTGACAAATCAATCGCTTGGAACATGATGTACATGTTGGGCGGCGGTAAAGAGCCAAACACTGAACACGTAAAAGTCATGGACACTTGCTTGATCCTTCACGCTGACCATGAATTGAACTGTTCTGCATTCGCAACTCGCGTAACAGCTTCTTCATTGTCTGATCTTCACTCTGCAATCGTTTCTGCGATTGGCGCGTTGAAAGGTCCCTTGCACGGTGGTGCGAATGAGCAAGTGATCCTAATGCTTCAAAAAATCGGCACAATGGATAAAGCTCAACAATTCGTAAAAGACGCTCTTCAAGCGAAAGAAAAAGTTATGGGTATCGGCCACCGCGTTTACAAAAACGGTGACCCACGTGCTCGTATCCTTCGCGGCATGTCTGACAAATTGACTAAAGACGCTGGCATCCACACGATGTACGAAATGTCGACTTTGATCGACGATACTATGTACAAAGAAAAAGGCTTGATGCCGAACGTGGATTTCTATTCTGCGACAGTATATTTCGCAATGGGTATCCCAACTGATTTGTTCACTCCAATCTTCGCGGCTTCTCGTATCTCTGGCTGGTGCGCTCACGCGTTCGAGCAATATGCGAACAATCGTATCTACCGTCCTCGTGGTAAATGGGCTGGTAAAGAAGGTTTGACTTGGAAGCCGGTAGCTCAACGCTAA
- a CDS encoding universal stress protein: MSKNMLIADDLLNATAYSKERSRLIHEFSSELAQKLKASAKLLYVKDTSRKEETLNENQTREEVAAFFAKRKVRLQFVAKTGSPVEEILRAETSSPRPSLIVMGTHGKTGLDRLFLGSVAEEVIRHSSTPVLILGPQVKDTEVKTGGKILVATDLTKNSRRAEAYALKLAAALKAEVVFYHSLFETIRTADQYAAMSGSLYVDDTFIATLRKKSGQALKDKVKQFRAKRVKASFIMDEKGSTSSEALVEEASKGYQFLIMGTHGRNSFVSAFVGSTARQTLISTSIPTVIVRSRLK, encoded by the coding sequence ATGTCTAAGAATATGTTGATTGCGGACGACCTTCTAAATGCCACGGCCTACTCTAAGGAACGTTCCCGTCTTATTCACGAATTCTCTTCTGAGCTTGCACAAAAACTAAAAGCTTCAGCCAAACTTCTTTATGTGAAAGATACATCTCGTAAAGAGGAAACCTTGAACGAAAATCAAACCAGAGAAGAGGTTGCGGCGTTTTTTGCGAAACGCAAAGTACGTTTGCAATTTGTGGCAAAAACCGGAAGCCCGGTGGAAGAAATTCTGCGCGCTGAAACGAGTTCTCCCCGTCCAAGTTTGATTGTTATGGGGACTCACGGCAAGACGGGTTTAGATCGTCTCTTCCTTGGCAGTGTCGCAGAAGAAGTGATTCGTCACTCTTCAACGCCGGTTCTGATTTTAGGTCCGCAAGTGAAAGACACCGAGGTTAAAACAGGTGGCAAGATTCTAGTGGCGACGGACTTAACTAAGAACAGTCGCCGCGCGGAAGCTTACGCATTGAAACTGGCAGCGGCCTTAAAAGCTGAAGTCGTATTCTATCACTCTTTGTTTGAAACGATTCGCACGGCCGATCAATATGCAGCCATGTCTGGCAGTCTTTATGTCGATGATACTTTTATCGCGACGTTAAGAAAGAAATCGGGTCAGGCTTTAAAAGATAAAGTGAAACAGTTCCGCGCAAAACGCGTGAAGGCTTCTTTCATCATGGATGAAAAAGGATCGACCTCTTCAGAAGCATTGGTTGAAGAGGCCAGCAAAGGTTATCAGTTCTTGATTATGGGAACTCACGGCCGTAATTCCTTCGTTAGCGCATTTGTAGGTAGTACGGCTCGCCAGACCCTGATTTCGACTTCGATTCCAACCGTGATCGTACGATCTCGTTTGAAATAA
- a CDS encoding chemotaxis protein CheA, translated as MSDEQNQNSPSQLDEMFVIDFEQVEQVSAAFFEESKEILETLEEQILKLEETPDDMDQINLVFRKVHTLKGSVGAVPGGQLFGSLSHEFEALLNRIKQEYKTVTREAIDLFLQSSRLLKILAEALREKREVYPEELSEAIETITRYGAFQFSGQKAMPRKSSTPKRVVNSEDEQGVWLSMKQLNEMLKISGELLVLKNFFNMMNQTVNFRAQPDLFERRQSDFSHNLTKICDQFQSQIQSVRKEKAEESFQGITLLVRQAATELNKQVQFDMYGMDLLIDKALGKDLSDCVVHLARNSIDHGIEDQFERTVEGKPSIGQLSLEISEKNGLINLIFKDDGAGLNKDRILARALSTGLVTEEEVPQLSDDQIYRFIFNAGFSTKEKITTISGRGVGMDVVQNVVDAYAGQIYIETELGKGTTFRIELPVPQHIMVESALLCSWGDYQMAVPLMAVSHITSCEQLQITTVNHLRYCQFSGLTVPLLNYHEMLNMSVAEAEEKVKRSSAVFIRTKDATFALLVDKIDGQTDLVVKSFGKILGSQKGFKGISILADEKVAYIVDPDLLFAVIAKPSSLEQEAA; from the coding sequence ATGTCAGACGAGCAAAATCAAAACTCTCCATCACAGCTCGATGAGATGTTTGTGATCGACTTTGAACAAGTCGAACAGGTGTCTGCTGCGTTCTTTGAAGAATCCAAAGAGATCCTCGAGACTCTTGAAGAGCAAATTCTTAAGCTCGAAGAAACTCCCGATGACATGGATCAAATCAATTTGGTGTTCAGGAAAGTTCATACGCTGAAAGGCAGTGTGGGCGCAGTTCCTGGTGGACAATTGTTTGGTTCGTTATCGCATGAATTCGAAGCTTTACTAAACCGAATTAAGCAAGAATACAAAACGGTTACGCGTGAAGCGATTGATTTGTTTTTACAAAGTTCACGTTTACTAAAAATCCTAGCAGAAGCGCTTCGTGAAAAACGCGAAGTGTATCCGGAAGAGCTCAGCGAAGCGATCGAAACGATCACTCGTTATGGTGCTTTTCAGTTCTCGGGTCAAAAAGCGATGCCGCGCAAATCTTCGACGCCAAAACGTGTCGTCAACTCAGAAGACGAGCAAGGCGTGTGGTTGTCGATGAAGCAATTGAACGAGATGTTAAAAATCTCGGGCGAGCTTTTGGTTCTTAAAAACTTCTTCAATATGATGAATCAGACTGTGAACTTCCGTGCGCAGCCTGATTTGTTTGAACGTCGTCAAAGCGATTTTTCTCATAATTTGACGAAGATTTGCGACCAATTTCAGTCACAAATCCAAAGCGTTCGTAAAGAAAAAGCGGAAGAAAGTTTTCAAGGTATTACGCTGCTTGTTCGTCAAGCAGCAACCGAGCTTAATAAACAAGTTCAATTCGACATGTACGGAATGGATTTGTTAATTGATAAGGCTTTGGGGAAAGACCTTTCCGATTGTGTTGTGCATTTAGCACGTAACTCGATCGATCACGGTATCGAAGATCAATTCGAAAGAACGGTAGAGGGCAAACCTTCCATCGGTCAATTAAGTCTAGAGATCTCTGAAAAGAACGGTCTGATTAATTTAATTTTTAAAGACGACGGTGCTGGTCTGAATAAAGACCGTATTCTTGCGCGCGCTTTATCAACAGGTCTTGTGACTGAAGAAGAAGTACCGCAATTAAGCGATGATCAAATCTATCGTTTTATTTTCAATGCGGGCTTTTCAACGAAAGAAAAAATCACAACGATCTCGGGTCGTGGTGTCGGTATGGACGTCGTGCAAAACGTTGTCGATGCGTATGCGGGACAGATCTATATCGAGACAGAGCTCGGCAAAGGAACGACGTTCCGAATCGAGTTGCCAGTTCCACAGCACATCATGGTGGAATCAGCATTGTTATGCTCGTGGGGAGATTATCAGATGGCCGTGCCACTGATGGCGGTATCGCACATTACTTCGTGTGAGCAATTGCAGATCACGACTGTGAATCACTTGCGTTATTGTCAATTCAGCGGCTTGACGGTGCCATTATTGAATTACCATGAAATGCTTAATATGAGCGTGGCTGAAGCCGAAGAAAAAGTAAAACGTTCGTCGGCTGTGTTTATTCGAACGAAAGATGCGACGTTTGCATTGTTAGTCGATAAGATTGACGGGCAGACAGACCTTGTTGTGAAAAGCTTTGGTAAGATTCTGGGTTCGCAAAAAGGCTTTAAAGGGATTTCGATCCTGGCAGATGAAAAAGTGGCTTACATTGTTGATCCAGATTTGTTATTTGCAGTCATTGCGAAACCTTCTTCGCTTGAACAGGAGGCCGCATGA
- a CDS encoding DUF1653 domain-containing protein: protein MSEPKSPVVNGIYQHYKGKMYRVIGVGKHSETLEDVVLYEALYENVLGRLWSRPLGMWSELVEVNGEKVPRFKFLFP from the coding sequence GTGTCTGAACCTAAATCTCCGGTCGTGAATGGCATCTATCAGCACTACAAGGGCAAAATGTATCGTGTGATCGGTGTTGGAAAACACAGTGAAACACTTGAAGACGTCGTTTTGTATGAAGCTTTGTATGAAAATGTCTTGGGCCGCTTGTGGAGTCGTCCGCTGGGCATGTGGTCAGAACTAGTCGAAGTAAACGGCGAAAAAGTTCCGCGCTTTAAATTCTTATTTCCGTAA
- a CDS encoding di-heme oxidoredictase family protein, protein MKNSILLFAVSMIMTGAASAASDINMDYVRAIKSGGDTTVFIKGESIQAYRNPAANLTEEQIRQHLTGDMLFERNFSDDPTRFDHGLGPVYNNTNCNACHSKDGRGALPVVPVGAEWVPLKQNEAVFLRISIEDGLNHPKTKENNWGAPVPVPGFSDQLFHLGSWGVREDLPSQGQAQVWMKYEKTNFTYPDGKVVELRKPLFKVTGAYDEYFDSVTGQTRSRLYEKDVKMGPRMGTPMIGLGLLEAIKESDILALAARDLSAEGVHGQPNYVFDIQKSMAGDAYPVSMGRFGLKNNTPSVFHQSLGALRGDIGVTNYAFPQESIFGTNLWKQYEANHGPVPTAIEASNQVADDLVFYSQTLAVPSRRNVDEPTVVRGAEVFHQVNCTSCHQPSYTTGPHTIPALANQKIYPYTDMLLHDMGDGLADGRKDFDASGKQWKTRALWGIGQSQTVNPRGGFLHDGRARTFEEAILWHGGEAQYSKDKFVNLPAEDRQALLAFIKSL, encoded by the coding sequence ATGAAAAATTCGATTCTTCTTTTTGCAGTATCAATGATCATGACAGGAGCAGCTTCGGCTGCTTCCGATATCAACATGGACTATGTGCGCGCGATCAAATCTGGTGGCGACACAACTGTATTCATTAAAGGAGAATCGATTCAAGCTTACCGCAATCCAGCGGCTAACTTGACTGAAGAGCAAATTCGCCAGCATTTGACTGGCGACATGCTTTTCGAAAGAAACTTTTCTGATGATCCAACTCGTTTCGATCACGGATTAGGCCCTGTATACAACAACACAAACTGCAATGCTTGCCACTCTAAAGATGGCCGTGGTGCTTTGCCAGTTGTACCCGTTGGCGCAGAGTGGGTTCCACTTAAACAGAACGAAGCTGTTTTCCTTCGTATTAGTATCGAAGATGGTTTGAATCATCCTAAGACGAAAGAAAATAACTGGGGCGCACCAGTCCCTGTTCCTGGTTTCTCGGACCAATTATTCCATTTGGGCTCATGGGGAGTTCGTGAAGATCTTCCTAGCCAAGGCCAAGCTCAAGTATGGATGAAATACGAAAAAACTAACTTCACTTATCCAGATGGCAAAGTTGTAGAACTTCGTAAACCGTTGTTCAAAGTAACTGGCGCCTACGATGAATACTTTGACTCTGTCACAGGTCAAACTCGCAGCCGCCTTTATGAAAAAGACGTGAAAATGGGTCCTCGTATGGGCACACCAATGATCGGTTTGGGTTTGCTTGAAGCGATCAAAGAATCTGACATCTTGGCATTGGCCGCTCGTGATTTGTCTGCTGAAGGCGTTCACGGTCAACCGAACTACGTTTTTGATATTCAAAAATCAATGGCGGGCGACGCGTATCCAGTTTCAATGGGTCGCTTTGGTTTGAAAAACAACACGCCGTCAGTATTCCATCAATCTTTGGGCGCACTTCGTGGCGACATCGGTGTAACGAACTACGCATTCCCACAAGAAAGCATCTTCGGTACAAACTTGTGGAAACAATACGAAGCGAATCACGGTCCAGTGCCAACGGCAATCGAAGCCTCAAACCAAGTGGCTGATGATCTAGTATTCTATTCACAAACATTGGCAGTTCCATCACGTCGTAACGTCGATGAACCAACTGTTGTTCGTGGCGCAGAAGTTTTCCACCAAGTAAACTGCACAAGCTGCCATCAACCAAGCTACACAACAGGTCCCCACACAATTCCTGCGTTAGCGAATCAAAAAATCTACCCATACACAGACATGCTTTTGCATGACATGGGCGATGGCTTGGCAGACGGCAGAAAAGACTTCGATGCTTCTGGCAAACAATGGAAAACAAGAGCATTGTGGGGCATCGGCCAATCACAAACAGTCAACCCACGCGGTGGCTTCTTGCATGATGGACGTGCACGCACGTTCGAAGAAGCAATCCTATGGCACGGCGGCGAAGCACAATACTCAAAAGACAAATTCGTTAATCTTCCAGCCGAAGACCGCCAAGCATTGTTGGCTTTCATCAAGTCACTTTAA